The following proteins are co-located in the Pyrobaculum calidifontis JCM 11548 genome:
- a CDS encoding DUF1122 family protein, with protein sequence MLAELEPSAFAPLRAVAKRGRYPEEVDFIIYRGGEALCVVKVFKGRPPYYSPWAEVFNISQGASAEELRHVLCVLHRHMEPGDVLYLEYVGDKETLAQLQRGTPPGETRLGKLLEQCGFKIVKDWYFPEGGLEGGMKLQAVKP encoded by the coding sequence GTGCTGGCTGAGTTGGAGCCCTCGGCCTTTGCGCCTCTGAGAGCTGTGGCAAAGAGGGGCCGCTACCCCGAGGAGGTGGACTTCATAATCTACAGGGGCGGGGAGGCGCTGTGCGTTGTAAAAGTCTTCAAGGGCCGCCCGCCCTACTACTCGCCGTGGGCAGAGGTCTTCAACATAAGCCAAGGCGCCTCCGCCGAGGAGCTGCGCCACGTCCTCTGCGTCCTCCACCGCCACATGGAGCCCGGCGACGTCCTCTACCTCGAATACGTCGGCGACAAAGAGACCCTGGCCCAGCTCCAGAGGGGAACCCCGCCAGGGGAGACCAGACTTGGAAAACTGCTAGAGCAGTGCGGCTTCAAGATAGTAAAAGACTGGTACTTCCCCGAGGGGGGACTAGAGGGAGGCATGAAGCTACAAGCCGTGAAGCCTTAA
- a CDS encoding metallophosphoesterase family protein → MRLLIVADVHDAVEMVKRIRESVDAVIAAGDFTYRGTLETSAAVLHALAELGPVYFVPGNCDPPQLADYTADGVYPLHSRVVQLGPFRVGGVGGSTPTPFPYANLFVMGEGEFEALLRGLSPTPHVFVSHDPPRGHLDRVGGVRPVGNLAVRRYIEERQPLLSIHGHIHEDRGVDLLGDTVLVNPGPLKEGYYAVAELDRTVKVELKRVR, encoded by the coding sequence ATGCGCCTCCTCATCGTGGCAGACGTCCACGACGCCGTGGAGATGGTCAAGAGGATTAGGGAGTCCGTGGACGCGGTGATCGCTGCGGGGGACTTCACCTATAGGGGCACTCTAGAGACCTCTGCCGCGGTCCTCCACGCCCTCGCCGAGCTGGGCCCAGTCTACTTTGTCCCAGGCAACTGCGACCCTCCCCAGCTCGCCGACTACACGGCCGACGGAGTCTACCCTCTACACAGCCGTGTGGTCCAGCTCGGGCCCTTCCGGGTGGGGGGTGTGGGGGGTAGCACTCCCACCCCCTTCCCATACGCCAATCTGTTCGTCATGGGGGAAGGGGAGTTTGAGGCGTTGCTGAGGGGCCTCTCCCCAACGCCGCATGTCTTCGTCTCGCACGATCCCCCGAGGGGCCACTTAGACAGAGTGGGAGGGGTGAGGCCGGTGGGGAACTTGGCCGTGCGGCGGTACATAGAGGAGAGGCAGCCGCTTCTCTCTATCCACGGCCACATACACGAGGACAGGGGGGTGGACCTCTTGGGCGACACTGTGTTGGTAAACCCGGGTCCCTTGAAGGAGGGGTACTACGCCGTGGCGGAGTTGGACAGGACAGTCAAAGTGGAGCTAAAGAGAGTTAGGTAG
- a CDS encoding oxidoreductase — translation MKLFEEGFIAGVRVPNRIVVAPLGAGLAQNGFVTPALIQHYVELAEAEPGLVVVEGAAVSEDARDSHGMLAIYDDAFVGGLSLLVDEIKARGPRVAIQLLHPGGAASPRVRGNVPVAPTAMEYLLFVHGRHAFKAHARELTREEIKRLVEKFAEAAGRAKDAGFDFVQINAGHGWLFSQFLSPRTNKRSDEYGGPIENRIRFAIEVAEAVKSQGIPPIFRIDAVNPAYGGVTEEEVLYFAKRLEEAGAAAIEASGGPAPISPAVFPQGLFLEGAAKLKKALKIPVIAIGALDHDLANKALEEGLADFVAFGRAFIADPQWPIKLRQGRPEDIRPCVRCNECIDRGFSLRQLPPKCAVNPQFLRFAKPKPPTHVKTVVVVGGGPAGMEAARVAAERGHRVVLYEQSHQLGGNLIPATASPFKQDLRRYLEWLRRQVHKAGVEVRLGTRPTPEEILSQRPDAVILALGSEPATPNIPGIEQGVYAVDVLLGKAKAQGRVVVLGGGRVGGETALHLALEGAQVAIVEILPDIMTDLERSYRLAMLGELKRRGVSIYTNFRTLEVRPGRLYGLHNGNPVEVPFDTLVIATGMRPRDTAPYRALAKHGVEVYEVGDCVRPRNLYAAVHEAYNVASRL, via the coding sequence ATGAAGCTATTTGAGGAGGGCTTTATCGCGGGGGTGAGAGTGCCCAACCGCATTGTAGTGGCGCCGCTGGGAGCCGGCCTTGCCCAAAACGGATTCGTCACCCCGGCCCTCATACAGCACTACGTAGAGCTCGCCGAGGCGGAGCCCGGCCTCGTGGTAGTGGAGGGGGCCGCCGTGTCTGAAGACGCGAGAGACAGCCACGGGATGTTGGCCATATACGACGACGCCTTCGTCGGAGGGCTCAGCCTGCTCGTAGACGAGATCAAGGCTAGGGGGCCCCGGGTGGCCATCCAGCTCCTGCACCCGGGCGGCGCGGCGAGCCCCAGGGTGAGGGGGAACGTGCCTGTGGCTCCCACGGCCATGGAGTACCTCCTGTTTGTGCACGGGAGACACGCCTTTAAGGCACACGCGAGGGAGCTCACTAGGGAGGAGATAAAGCGGTTGGTTGAGAAATTCGCCGAGGCCGCCGGCAGGGCCAAAGACGCTGGGTTTGACTTTGTGCAAATAAACGCGGGTCACGGCTGGCTGTTCAGCCAGTTCCTATCACCCCGCACGAACAAGAGGAGCGACGAGTATGGGGGGCCCATTGAGAACAGGATAAGATTCGCCATCGAGGTGGCAGAGGCGGTTAAAAGCCAGGGGATACCCCCCATCTTTAGAATAGACGCGGTAAACCCCGCATATGGGGGAGTCACAGAGGAGGAAGTGCTCTACTTCGCCAAGAGGCTTGAGGAGGCCGGCGCCGCGGCCATAGAGGCGTCAGGCGGCCCAGCGCCCATAAGCCCCGCGGTATTCCCACAGGGGCTCTTCCTAGAGGGAGCCGCCAAATTGAAAAAGGCGTTGAAAATCCCTGTAATTGCCATTGGCGCATTAGACCACGACTTGGCCAACAAGGCCCTAGAAGAGGGGCTGGCAGACTTCGTGGCCTTTGGAAGAGCCTTTATAGCAGACCCTCAGTGGCCTATCAAGCTGAGGCAGGGCAGGCCAGAGGACATACGGCCGTGCGTTAGGTGCAACGAGTGTATAGACAGGGGGTTTAGCCTCAGGCAACTGCCGCCCAAATGCGCCGTGAATCCGCAGTTCCTCAGATTCGCCAAGCCCAAGCCCCCAACCCACGTAAAGACGGTGGTGGTAGTCGGCGGGGGCCCCGCGGGGATGGAGGCGGCCCGGGTAGCCGCCGAGAGGGGGCACCGAGTGGTCCTCTACGAGCAGAGCCACCAGCTAGGCGGGAACTTAATACCCGCCACGGCCTCCCCCTTTAAACAAGACCTTAGGCGCTACCTGGAGTGGCTAAGGCGCCAAGTCCACAAGGCTGGCGTAGAGGTGAGGCTAGGCACAAGGCCCACCCCCGAGGAGATACTCAGCCAGAGGCCCGACGCCGTGATCCTCGCCCTGGGGTCAGAGCCGGCAACCCCCAACATCCCCGGCATAGAGCAGGGGGTATACGCCGTCGACGTCTTATTGGGCAAGGCAAAGGCGCAGGGCAGAGTGGTCGTCCTAGGCGGCGGGCGAGTGGGCGGAGAAACGGCGCTACACTTAGCCCTAGAAGGCGCCCAAGTGGCCATAGTGGAAATCCTCCCAGACATTATGACAGACCTAGAGCGCAGCTACAGGCTGGCCATGTTAGGCGAGCTCAAGAGGAGGGGAGTCTCCATATATACAAACTTCCGCACACTGGAAGTACGCCCGGGGCGCCTCTACGGACTCCACAACGGCAACCCCGTGGAGGTGCCCTTCGACACCCTCGTAATAGCCACTGGAATGCGCCCCAGAGACACAGCCCCCTACAGGGCCCTGGCAAAACACGGCGTTGAGGTATACGAGGTGGGAGACTGCGTAAGGCCGAGAAACCTCTACGCCGCAGTCCACGAGGCCTACAACGTGGCCAGCAGACTTTAG
- a CDS encoding M16 family metallopeptidase, translating into MRRVISLENGVRLVVDKFDSPLAAVVTSVGVGSLFEPREARGVTHLLEHLSFRVPGFDVDMAVESLGGSCNAYTHRDFVAFVFEGLGGSAVGLVELAYRIYANGRYEAADFERERDVVLSELRMSREDPSERVGDLVVRALFGDSDWGAPVGGTPETVGSLSLGDVVEHKERWFTPDNTVVVLSGGFSDEAVERAASLFGSLEGAAPRKGDPSEGVGPGFVEEVGEVDGVYYARAVRLAVDSPPAAYALLHGAAFHLETGTKSILFNVVRDRGVAYSFYVDFDVVGQVAYLAVVVESARSLGDARTAVAEALKPREPPEYRMRFYDYLMSSTLRSPAGRALALAEYMAKGGRPEAMEEELRRAAERGTEWMPPYVVREAEAVVHG; encoded by the coding sequence GTGCGTCGAGTTATCTCGTTGGAGAACGGCGTCAGGCTCGTTGTTGATAAGTTTGACTCACCGTTGGCGGCTGTTGTGACGTCGGTGGGGGTTGGGTCGCTCTTCGAGCCGCGGGAGGCGCGGGGGGTGACGCATTTGTTGGAGCACCTCTCGTTTAGGGTGCCGGGCTTCGACGTGGATATGGCTGTGGAATCTCTCGGGGGTAGCTGTAACGCGTATACGCACAGGGACTTCGTGGCGTTTGTCTTTGAGGGGCTTGGGGGCTCTGCCGTGGGCCTCGTGGAGCTGGCCTACCGCATCTACGCCAATGGGAGGTACGAGGCGGCTGACTTTGAGAGAGAGCGGGACGTGGTTCTCTCGGAGTTGCGCATGTCGCGGGAGGACCCGTCGGAGCGGGTGGGGGACCTAGTAGTGAGAGCGCTTTTCGGGGACTCGGACTGGGGGGCGCCGGTGGGCGGGACGCCGGAGACTGTGGGCTCCCTCTCGCTGGGGGACGTGGTTGAGCACAAGGAGAGGTGGTTCACCCCCGACAACACCGTGGTGGTGCTCTCGGGGGGCTTCTCCGACGAGGCTGTGGAGAGGGCCGCCTCTCTCTTCGGCTCGTTGGAGGGGGCGGCGCCGCGCAAGGGAGACCCCTCGGAGGGGGTTGGGCCTGGGTTTGTGGAAGAGGTGGGGGAGGTGGATGGGGTGTACTACGCCAGGGCGGTTAGGCTGGCCGTGGACAGCCCCCCGGCCGCGTACGCCCTCCTCCACGGCGCGGCTTTCCACTTGGAGACTGGGACTAAGTCTATACTCTTCAACGTGGTGAGGGACAGGGGCGTGGCGTATTCCTTCTACGTGGATTTCGACGTGGTGGGGCAGGTGGCCTACCTAGCCGTGGTGGTGGAGTCGGCGAGGTCTCTCGGCGACGCCAGGACTGCGGTGGCCGAGGCGCTGAAGCCGAGAGAGCCGCCGGAGTACAGGATGCGGTTCTACGACTACCTCATGTCCAGCACACTGCGCTCGCCCGCCGGCCGCGCCCTGGCCTTGGCTGAGTACATGGCGAAGGGTGGCCGGCCCGAGGCCATGGAGGAGGAGCTGAGGAGGGCCGCAGAGAGGGGCACCGAGTGGATGCCGCCATACGTGGTCAGAGAGGCCGAGGCGGTGGTACACGGCTAG
- a CDS encoding DUF3782 domain-containing protein: MNKEEFLDLLEKDKEFRYAVAGKLGILELLRRMDAVERELKRQRKVLITLVKEVRDLKVAVGSLGRRLGVDVRALVDELLKRLGVGEYVVEKFRFEDREGRYGPRGVVYEVDLYVSNDKTFLVELKSLVEPEDVDRFYLVADAVERILGRRAEGKIIVGVHAAREALERAEKLGVTLLYGDLV, translated from the coding sequence GTGAACAAGGAGGAGTTCTTAGACCTACTAGAGAAAGACAAAGAGTTTCGCTATGCTGTAGCTGGCAAGCTGGGGATACTAGAACTTTTAAGGCGCATGGACGCAGTAGAAAGGGAACTTAAGAGACAGAGAAAGGTGCTAATAACATTAGTGAAAGAGGTGAGGGATCTAAAGGTGGCCGTGGGATCTTTGGGCAGGAGGCTCGGCGTTGACGTCCGGGCGTTGGTCGACGAGTTGTTGAAGAGGCTGGGGGTCGGGGAGTACGTGGTGGAGAAGTTTAGGTTTGAGGATAGGGAGGGGAGGTATGGGCCGAGGGGCGTGGTGTACGAGGTAGACCTCTACGTGTCTAACGACAAGACGTTTCTCGTAGAGTTGAAGAGCCTCGTGGAGCCCGAGGATGTGGACCGCTTCTACTTAGTGGCAGACGCCGTGGAGAGAATACTCGGAAGGCGCGCAGAGGGCAAAATAATCGTGGGAGTGCACGCGGCTAGGGAGGCCCTAGAGAGGGCTGAAAAACTCGGCGTAACTCTCCTCTACGGCGATTTGGTCTAG
- a CDS encoding ATP-binding cassette domain-containing protein: MYVAFDVEKRLGEFRLSARGELREGATCVVGPNGAGKTTLFKILAGILKPDKGRVEYVGVKSRAYVGDLYAPPDSTVMDVVLAGRTRFGGKPVGREDAAAAARFAELVGVGALLQRRWGTLSGGQRQLAVVAAALATEADLLLLDEPMANLHGDRRAELAELLKREARGKIIAYTTHHLDVLPCCDYVMVIEDGEVKWAGPPSQIDPAHLTRPKACR, encoded by the coding sequence ATGTACGTGGCCTTTGACGTAGAGAAGCGCCTCGGCGAATTCCGCCTGTCGGCAAGGGGGGAGCTGAGGGAAGGCGCCACATGCGTAGTGGGGCCCAACGGCGCGGGTAAGACCACGCTGTTCAAAATACTGGCCGGCATCCTCAAGCCAGACAAGGGGCGGGTGGAGTACGTCGGCGTCAAGTCGAGGGCGTACGTGGGCGACTTATACGCCCCGCCAGACAGCACAGTGATGGACGTAGTCCTCGCCGGCCGGACGCGCTTCGGGGGGAAGCCGGTGGGGAGGGAAGACGCCGCGGCCGCGGCCCGCTTCGCCGAGCTAGTGGGCGTCGGGGCCCTCCTCCAGAGGAGGTGGGGCACCCTCAGCGGGGGGCAGAGACAACTCGCCGTGGTGGCCGCGGCGCTAGCCACAGAGGCCGACCTACTCCTCCTCGACGAGCCCATGGCGAACCTCCACGGCGACAGACGCGCCGAGCTGGCGGAGTTGCTCAAAAGAGAGGCGCGGGGCAAGATAATAGCCTACACCACACACCACCTCGACGTCCTGCCCTGTTGCGACTACGTAATGGTGATAGAAGACGGAGAGGTCAAGTGGGCAGGGCCGCCCAGCCAGATAGACCCCGCCCACCTCACGCGGCCAAAGGCGTGTAGATAA